A genomic stretch from Candidatus Obscuribacterales bacterium includes:
- a CDS encoding HNH endonuclease, which yields MRRAPTKKQREEIRKKTGGLCHICGGRLGPNWSADHVKPVASGGHNGVDNFLPACGPCNRLKWHRTPKMIKEIMQLGTYCRKEIANDTPLGREIKKMFRKKESAKKLRRKS from the coding sequence ATGCGCCGTGCCCCGACGAAAAAACAAAGAGAAGAGATTCGTAAGAAGACCGGTGGGCTTTGTCATATTTGTGGGGGAAGGCTTGGTCCGAATTGGAGCGCCGATCATGTCAAGCCCGTGGCATCAGGAGGGCACAACGGAGTGGATAACTTCCTTCCAGCCTGTGGTCCCTGCAACCGCCTCAAGTGGCACCGCACACCTAAAATGATTAAAGAGATCATGCAGCTTGGTACTTATTGTCGAAAAGAAATAGCAAACGACACGCCTCTTGGTCGGGAAATAAAGAAGATGTTTCGAAAGAAAGAGAGTGCTAAAAAGCTTCGAAGAAAATCTTAG
- a CDS encoding endonuclease/exonuclease/phosphatase family protein, with translation MRIATWNLERADPEDEEQNAARLEKIREINADIWILTETHECIDLSGSHHGAATAPSPRKPREGEACAAVWSRWPILNQVQTADSTEAVCVEIDHPDRPLLVYGSIIAYHGYKGPDGNSPQWEQHYRYIQWHGEDWKRLRKDYPNHKLIAGGDYNQNRDGAKWYGTNKGRDMLSEALESADLVCVTEEDLVKSGKLKKRHSVDHICLDKVLSESVSAVLAWENESEDGVRYSDHNGLLVELA, from the coding sequence ATGCGAATTGCTACATGGAACTTGGAACGGGCTGATCCAGAGGATGAGGAGCAAAATGCAGCACGCCTCGAGAAGATTCGGGAAATTAATGCGGATATCTGGATTTTGACGGAGACCCACGAGTGCATTGACCTCTCAGGCTCACATCACGGAGCTGCGACAGCCCCTTCGCCTCGCAAACCAAGAGAGGGTGAAGCCTGCGCGGCGGTTTGGAGTCGTTGGCCGATATTGAATCAGGTTCAGACAGCTGACAGCACTGAGGCGGTTTGTGTGGAAATCGATCATCCCGATAGGCCGCTATTGGTCTACGGCTCAATCATTGCTTACCACGGGTATAAAGGGCCTGATGGCAACTCACCTCAGTGGGAGCAGCACTACCGCTACATCCAATGGCATGGCGAGGACTGGAAGCGGCTAAGAAAAGATTACCCGAATCACAAACTCATCGCGGGAGGCGACTACAATCAGAACCGTGACGGGGCCAAATGGTATGGAACAAACAAGGGCCGGGATATGCTTTCCGAGGCTTTGGAGTCGGCCGATTTGGTATGCGTTACCGAGGAAGATCTCGTGAAGTCTGGCAAGCTCAAGAAACGTCACTCGGTAGACCACATCTGTTTGGATAAGGTGCTTTCCGAGAGCGTATCAGCAGTCCTTGCGTGGGAGAATGAGAGCGAAGATGGAGTTCGCTACTCAGATCACAATGGATTACTAGTAGAGCTGGCTTGA